In one window of Clarias gariepinus isolate MV-2021 ecotype Netherlands chromosome 10, CGAR_prim_01v2, whole genome shotgun sequence DNA:
- the rhogd gene encoding ras homolog gene family, member Gd, which produces MQTIKCVVVGDGAVGKTCLLISYTTNAFPEEYIPTVFDNYSAQMSVDGRTVSLNLWDTAGQEEYDRLRTLSYPQTNVFIICFSIGSPSSYANVRHKWFPEVSHHCPSVPVLLVGTKRDLRNDAETVKKLKEQNLAPTTQQQGTALAKQINAVKYMECSALLQEGVREVFAQAVRAVLYPVTKKNSKKCVLL; this is translated from the coding sequence ATGCAGACGATAAAGTGCGTCGTTGTTGGCGATGGGGCAGTGGGAAAAACGTGCCTTCTCATCTCGTACACCACCAATGCCTTCCCTGAGGAGTACATCCCCACCGTGTTTGACAACTACAGCGCCCAGATGAGTGTTGACGGACGCACAGTCAGCCTGAACCTGTGGGACACGGCAGGTCAAGAGGAGTATGACCGTCTGCGCACACTCTCCTACCCCCAGACCAATGTTTTTATTATCTGCTTTTCCATCGGCAGTCCGTCGTCGTATGCCAACGTGCGGCACAAGTGGTTCCCTGAGGTCTCTCATCACTGCCCCAGTGTGCCTGTGTTGCTTGTGGGAACCAAACGTGATCTGCGCAACGATGCAGAGACCGTTAAGAAGTTAAAGGAGCAAAACCTGGCACCCACAACACAGCAGCAGGGCACCGCGCTGGCTAAGCAGATCAATGCCGTGAAGTATATGGAGTGCTCAGCTCTACTACAAGAAGGCGTCAGGGAAGTTTTTGCTCAGGCTGTGCGTGCCGTTCTCTATCCTGTCACCAAAAAGAATTCCAAAAAATGCGTCCTCTTGTAG